A single genomic interval of Streptomyces sp. 1222.5 harbors:
- a CDS encoding threo-3-hydroxy-L-aspartate ammonia-lyase, protein MAAALPVTFDDIREAAVRLEGVAHRTPVLTSRTLDARVGAEVFIKCENFQRVGAFKIRGAYNAAAQLSPEQLAKGIAAYSSGNHAQATALAARELGTSAVILMPEDAPRSKREATAGYGAEIVTYDRYTEDRTALGEALAEDRGLALIPPYDHPHVIAGQGTAALELLDETGPLDALLVPVGGGGLIAGSAIAAKALHPGVRVVGVEPEAGDDTKRSLESGGRVTVPVPRTIADGQALPTPGEITFTINQRLVDAVTLVTDEEIIGAMRFAFERLKIVLEPSGATALAALLAGHLDLPPRIGVIASGGNIDTERFSRLMSA, encoded by the coding sequence ATGGCCGCCGCCCTGCCCGTGACGTTCGACGACATCCGGGAAGCCGCCGTACGACTCGAAGGCGTCGCCCACCGCACCCCCGTCCTCACCTCCCGCACCCTCGACGCCCGTGTCGGCGCGGAGGTGTTCATCAAGTGCGAGAACTTCCAGCGCGTCGGAGCCTTCAAGATCCGCGGGGCCTACAACGCCGCCGCCCAGCTCTCCCCGGAACAGCTCGCGAAGGGCATCGCCGCCTACTCCTCCGGCAACCACGCCCAGGCCACCGCCCTGGCGGCCCGCGAGTTGGGCACCAGCGCCGTCATCCTGATGCCCGAGGACGCCCCCCGCTCCAAGCGGGAGGCCACCGCCGGGTACGGGGCCGAGATCGTCACATACGACCGCTACACCGAGGACCGCACCGCCCTCGGCGAAGCGCTCGCCGAAGATCGTGGTCTCGCCCTGATCCCGCCCTACGACCATCCGCATGTCATCGCAGGCCAGGGCACCGCCGCCCTCGAACTCCTCGACGAGACAGGCCCCTTGGACGCCCTCCTGGTACCGGTGGGTGGCGGTGGCCTCATCGCCGGCAGCGCCATCGCCGCCAAGGCCCTGCATCCCGGGGTCCGGGTGGTCGGCGTGGAGCCGGAAGCAGGCGACGACACCAAACGCTCCCTGGAGAGCGGCGGGCGCGTCACCGTGCCCGTGCCCCGCACCATCGCCGACGGACAGGCCCTGCCCACCCCCGGCGAGATCACGTTCACCATCAACCAGCGCCTGGTGGACGCCGTCACGCTCGTCACCGACGAGGAGATCATCGGCGCCATGCGCTTCGCCTTCGAGCGCCTGAAGATCGTCCTGGAGCCCAGCGGCGCCACCGCTCTCGCCGCGCTCCTGGCGGGCCACCTCGACCTGCCGCCCCGCATCGGCGTCATCGCCTCCGGCGGCAACATCGACACCGAGAGGTTCAGCCGGCTCATGAGCGCCTGA
- a CDS encoding transcriptional regulator, with protein MAPPARPDLAELDEHLIREAEKIAVALGRMFPGLCEVVLHDLRDPDHAVRAIENNLSGRQVGDSATELGLARIADPAYPDVVQNYPNRFPDGRPAKSTSIGIRNADGEYVAALCLNLDVSVLSPLTLTLANLVATDTAHRDQPLETLRDRNARELRRAVEELCARRAATPRSLSREDKRALVRQLHRDGHFDSRDAAQTIADLLGVSRATVYNYAKTTP; from the coding sequence GTGGCACCCCCGGCACGGCCGGACCTCGCGGAGCTGGACGAGCACCTGATCCGGGAGGCCGAGAAGATCGCCGTAGCGCTCGGCCGGATGTTCCCCGGACTGTGCGAGGTCGTGCTGCACGACCTGCGGGACCCGGACCACGCGGTCCGGGCGATCGAGAACAACCTGTCGGGGCGTCAGGTCGGCGACTCCGCAACCGAGTTGGGTCTGGCCCGGATCGCCGACCCCGCATACCCCGACGTGGTCCAGAACTACCCCAACCGGTTCCCCGACGGCCGCCCGGCGAAGAGCACGTCCATCGGCATCCGCAACGCCGACGGGGAGTACGTCGCCGCGCTCTGCCTGAATCTCGACGTCTCCGTGCTGTCACCCCTGACGCTCACCCTGGCCAACCTCGTGGCCACCGACACCGCGCACCGGGACCAGCCGCTGGAGACGCTGCGGGACCGCAACGCGCGAGAGCTGCGCCGAGCGGTGGAGGAACTGTGCGCCCGGCGTGCCGCCACCCCCCGGTCGCTGAGCCGCGAGGACAAGAGAGCCCTCGTACGGCAGCTCCACCGGGACGGCCACTTCGACTCGCGGGACGCGGCGCAGACCATCGCCGATCTGCTCGGCGTCTCCCGCGCGACGGTCTACAACTACGCGAAGACGACGCCGTGA
- a CDS encoding DUF6882 domain-containing protein, whose protein sequence is MISEFSDAFLLEAERHAAWGAAQLEVLTGFLPDGPWSADLAACAYRQGELDLRVAVLGTYDTAERTWMWGWANPGLRGTEVVAAAVAVERYGQAHGIAELSEETLDLSGFTDPRRAAEMLAFTGMGITGAPGYIGVPAGGDTRVYFLPDDAQVPRAAPDPVTLPRVLLTGAGLIGFSARHVVGGYFDHHGLPQRAAPARITADLPGGSAAEVHFDEIGRLAKVEVTATP, encoded by the coding sequence ATGATCAGTGAATTCAGCGACGCCTTCCTGCTGGAGGCCGAACGGCACGCCGCCTGGGGTGCGGCCCAGCTCGAGGTGTTGACCGGCTTCCTGCCCGACGGTCCGTGGAGCGCCGACCTGGCCGCATGCGCCTACCGGCAGGGGGAGTTGGACCTGCGGGTCGCCGTACTGGGGACCTACGACACGGCCGAGCGGACCTGGATGTGGGGATGGGCCAACCCGGGCCTGCGGGGCACCGAGGTCGTGGCGGCGGCCGTGGCGGTCGAGCGGTACGGACAGGCGCACGGGATCGCGGAACTCTCCGAGGAAACCCTGGACTTGTCCGGTTTCACCGATCCGCGGCGCGCGGCGGAGATGCTCGCCTTCACCGGCATGGGAATCACCGGAGCACCTGGCTACATCGGCGTGCCCGCCGGAGGGGACACCCGGGTGTACTTCCTCCCCGACGACGCGCAGGTCCCCCGTGCGGCCCCCGACCCGGTCACCCTGCCACGGGTCCTCCTGACCGGAGCGGGCCTGATCGGCTTCTCCGCCCGGCATGTCGTCGGCGGCTACTTCGACCACCACGGCCTGCCCCAGCGTGCGGCGCCCGCCCGGATCACCGCCGACCTGCCCGGAGGCAGCGCTGCCGAGGTCCACTTCGACGAGATCGGACGCCTCGCGAAGGTCGAGGTCACGGCCACGCCCTGA
- a CDS encoding WGR domain-containing protein, translating to MSAASVVSTTYLELSQEGDGAHKFYEVTVDGQTVTVRYGRIGAAGQTQTTTFPTVDKARAAAAKKVGEKVRKGYAPAVQGQRAPRSVTRRQVSSAPSTARAVAPVLWRFRTGSAAFGIHVDDQHCWVGNQAGDVYTLDHEGSVRARFNLPDGVKCLVADDFWIYAGCDDGKVYDLSSKLPFAAYDIAADVDIFWLDIHEGILNVSDREGRLTVIDHEDEHQWARRSRGEHAWMVRADDRAVYHGHQSGVTAYAPDGGGELWHSATRGGVLFGWQEDDAVYAGTAHRVVQRLSKTNGAIEATYACDSAVYSCATSPGGRFVFAGDAASSVYCFDRNGTRLWKLGTGGGSALSMQYRDERLYLVTTDGSLVCVDASEAAVTAAQQGTVPVVRDVKLAAALPTYAPATAVAAVATVAQVPAGAVVVECVQEFGRLRVHVLSDGYDTSWNVQFPRAIREPGARYVVDALHPAAGGFYRVRGDIRRLL from the coding sequence ATGTCCGCGGCGTCCGTGGTGTCGACGACGTATCTGGAGCTGTCACAAGAGGGCGACGGCGCCCACAAGTTCTACGAAGTGACCGTCGACGGCCAGACGGTGACGGTGCGGTACGGACGGATAGGTGCCGCCGGGCAGACGCAGACGACGACGTTCCCGACCGTCGACAAGGCGCGGGCCGCCGCCGCGAAGAAGGTGGGGGAGAAGGTCCGCAAGGGGTACGCCCCCGCCGTCCAGGGGCAGCGCGCCCCGCGTTCGGTGACCCGCCGTCAGGTCAGCTCCGCTCCGTCCACCGCCCGTGCCGTGGCACCGGTCCTGTGGCGGTTCCGCACGGGCTCCGCGGCCTTCGGCATCCACGTCGACGACCAGCACTGCTGGGTGGGCAACCAGGCCGGCGACGTATACACCCTGGACCACGAGGGCTCGGTGCGCGCCCGGTTCAACCTGCCGGACGGCGTGAAGTGCCTCGTCGCGGACGACTTCTGGATCTACGCGGGCTGCGACGACGGCAAGGTCTACGACCTCTCCTCGAAGCTCCCGTTCGCCGCGTACGACATCGCCGCCGACGTCGACATCTTCTGGCTGGACATCCACGAGGGCATCCTGAACGTCTCGGACCGTGAGGGCCGGCTCACCGTGATCGACCACGAGGACGAACACCAGTGGGCCCGCCGCAGCCGGGGCGAGCACGCCTGGATGGTCCGTGCCGACGACCGGGCCGTCTACCACGGCCACCAGTCGGGCGTCACGGCCTACGCCCCGGACGGGGGCGGCGAGTTGTGGCACAGCGCCACCCGGGGCGGTGTGCTCTTCGGCTGGCAGGAGGACGACGCGGTGTACGCGGGCACCGCCCACCGCGTGGTCCAGCGGCTGTCCAAGACGAACGGCGCCATCGAGGCGACGTACGCCTGCGACAGCGCGGTGTACTCCTGTGCCACCTCGCCCGGTGGACGTTTCGTCTTCGCCGGTGACGCCGCCTCGTCCGTCTACTGCTTCGACCGGAACGGCACGCGGCTGTGGAAGCTCGGTACGGGCGGCGGTTCGGCGCTGTCGATGCAGTACCGCGACGAGCGGCTCTACCTGGTGACCACGGACGGCTCGCTGGTGTGCGTGGACGCGAGCGAGGCGGCCGTCACCGCGGCCCAGCAGGGCACCGTGCCGGTCGTCCGGGACGTCAAGCTCGCCGCCGCGCTGCCGACCTACGCGCCCGCGACCGCCGTGGCGGCGGTGGCCACCGTGGCCCAGGTCCCCGCCGGGGCGGTCGTGGTCGAGTGCGTCCAGGAGTTCGGCCGACTCCGCGTCCACGTGCTGTCCGACGGCTACGACACCTCGTGGAACGTCCAGTTCCCCCGGGCGATACGCGAGCCCGGCGCGCGCTACGTCGTCGACGCCCTGCACCCCGCGGCAGGCGGCTTCTACCGCGTCCGAGGCGACATCCGCCGCCTGTTGTGA
- a CDS encoding glycerol-3-phosphate dehydrogenase/oxidase, whose amino-acid sequence MSHTEAAPGSSLSAPRRIRELAEAADGRVADVLVVGLGATGAGAALDAAARGLDVVAVDAHDLAFGTSRWSSKLIHGGLRYLASAQLDVAHESAVERGVLMTRTAPHLVAAQPFVLPLTPLVSRAQASLAWAGFRAGDMLRLAARTPRQVLPAPRRLSATEARHLAPSVRAAGLRGGLLSWDGKVTDDARLVTALARTAAAHGARVLTRVRVLELTGRGARVRDELTGEEGEIRARAVINAAGVWADGLVDGIRIRPSRGTHLVLRSERLGDLPAGLHIPIPGETNRFVLVLPQGDGRVYVGLTDEPVEGGIPDVPEVPETDIGFLLDVLGSALDTPVSREDVVGAFAGLRPLLDASGHDGSAGVPARTSDISRRHAVLTSPDGVTTVVGGKLTTYRRMAQDAVDAASAARGLSAAPSPTAALPLVGAAAPERLRALPVSHRLVRRYGTEAAAVQDLAAWDPSLAEPVLPGHPVTRAELLWAVLHEGALDESDLLDRRTRIGLVPADRAEVLTTARETLDRATTAQS is encoded by the coding sequence ATGAGCCACACCGAGGCCGCACCCGGCTCGTCCCTCAGCGCACCCCGCCGGATCCGGGAACTGGCCGAGGCCGCGGACGGCCGGGTGGCCGACGTCCTGGTCGTCGGCCTCGGCGCCACCGGGGCCGGCGCCGCCCTGGACGCGGCCGCCCGCGGTCTGGACGTCGTCGCGGTGGACGCGCACGACCTCGCCTTCGGCACGTCCCGATGGAGCTCCAAGCTCATCCACGGCGGGCTGCGCTACCTGGCTTCCGCGCAGCTCGACGTGGCGCACGAGAGCGCCGTCGAACGCGGGGTGCTGATGACCCGTACGGCTCCGCATCTGGTGGCCGCGCAGCCGTTCGTGCTGCCGCTGACACCGCTGGTCTCCAGGGCCCAGGCCTCGCTCGCCTGGGCCGGGTTCCGGGCCGGGGACATGCTGCGGCTGGCGGCCCGGACTCCGCGGCAGGTACTGCCCGCGCCGCGCCGCCTGTCGGCGACGGAGGCACGGCACCTGGCGCCGTCGGTGCGTGCGGCGGGCCTGCGGGGCGGTCTGCTGTCCTGGGACGGCAAGGTGACGGACGACGCCCGGCTGGTGACCGCCCTGGCCCGGACGGCCGCCGCGCACGGCGCCCGGGTGCTGACCCGGGTCAGGGTGCTGGAGCTGACCGGTAGGGGCGCCCGCGTCCGCGACGAACTGACCGGCGAGGAGGGCGAGATCAGGGCCCGTGCCGTGATCAACGCCGCCGGTGTGTGGGCGGACGGCCTCGTCGACGGCATCCGCATCCGCCCCTCCCGCGGCACCCACCTGGTCCTGCGCTCCGAGCGGCTCGGCGACCTGCCCGCCGGCCTCCACATCCCCATCCCCGGCGAGACCAACCGCTTCGTGCTGGTCCTGCCCCAGGGCGACGGCCGGGTGTACGTCGGCCTCACCGACGAGCCGGTCGAGGGCGGGATACCCGACGTGCCGGAGGTCCCCGAGACCGACATCGGCTTCCTGCTGGACGTGCTGGGTTCGGCCCTGGACACACCCGTGTCCCGGGAGGACGTCGTGGGCGCCTTCGCCGGTCTGCGCCCCCTGCTGGACGCCTCCGGGCACGACGGGTCCGCGGGGGTACCCGCCCGGACCTCCGACATCTCGCGCCGGCACGCGGTGCTCACCTCACCCGACGGCGTCACCACGGTGGTCGGCGGCAAGCTCACCACCTACCGGCGGATGGCCCAGGACGCCGTGGACGCCGCCTCCGCCGCCCGGGGGCTGAGCGCCGCTCCCTCCCCCACGGCCGCACTGCCGCTGGTCGGCGCCGCCGCGCCCGAGCGGCTGCGGGCCCTGCCCGTGTCGCACCGCCTGGTCCGCCGCTACGGCACCGAGGCCGCCGCCGTCCAGGATCTCGCGGCCTGGGATCCGTCCCTCGCCGAGCCGGTGCTGCCCGGCCACCCCGTCACCCGGGCGGAACTCCTCTGGGCGGTCCTGCACGAGGGCGCCCTCGACGAGTCCGACCTCCTGGACCGCCGCACCCGCATCGGCCTGGTCCCGGCGGACCGCGCCGAGGTGCTCACCACGGCCCGCGAGACCCTGGACCGGGCGACGACCGCGCAGTCCTGA
- a CDS encoding amidohydrolase family protein: MTDPTHDLLRHDTLLLVPGVTLTPDGPLDRHAVLVRDGVFDDVGPVERLLRTHPSLTPVRLPEHVLMPGFVDTHHHLTQSFGGALAFGEPSEIFRRVWVPLERALDEESAYVAAKLAALESLRGGFTTVAESGTRAAVDVDVVASATRDAGIRCLLGLVCNDASDGTGEDADPRAVLAAAERHLARYGGGDLVHPSLAVSVPEAATASTLAATARLAAEAGAVVQIHVNEHLVAVERSLVRHGLRPLEHLRQVGALGPQLLAAHATLLTPSEVTLLADSGAAVSYNPVASAWKGNAVAPATAFAERGVRFGLGTDGTRGDGFRLADAAEFAQRLTYGLASGDSSCGAGWTWLERATAGGAEAAGLGGLTGRVAPGAAADFLLVDVGGPEMQPSWDLPWELVRRGNRDQLTAVFVAGRLRLWRGWPSDWDGPALVRRAAALGRRVVRRAQVVRAHPTSVAARNRGATVPSPCPGSSPDAAGSAVAATAAPVTAPARPEGCPR, from the coding sequence ATGACCGACCCCACCCACGACCTGCTCCGCCACGACACGCTGCTGCTGGTCCCCGGCGTGACGCTGACCCCCGACGGCCCGCTGGACCGGCACGCCGTCCTGGTGCGGGACGGTGTCTTCGATGACGTCGGCCCCGTCGAACGACTCCTGCGCACCCACCCGTCGCTGACACCCGTGCGGCTGCCGGAGCACGTGCTGATGCCCGGCTTCGTCGACACGCACCACCATCTGACCCAGAGCTTCGGCGGCGCCCTCGCCTTCGGGGAGCCGTCGGAGATCTTCCGGCGGGTGTGGGTGCCCCTGGAACGCGCCCTGGACGAGGAATCGGCCTACGTCGCCGCCAAGTTGGCCGCGCTGGAGTCGCTGAGGGGCGGCTTCACGACCGTCGCCGAGTCCGGCACCCGAGCCGCCGTGGACGTCGACGTGGTGGCCTCGGCCACGCGGGACGCGGGCATCCGCTGCCTGCTAGGACTCGTCTGCAACGACGCCTCGGACGGCACCGGCGAGGACGCCGACCCGCGGGCCGTGCTCGCCGCCGCCGAGAGGCATCTGGCGCGCTACGGCGGCGGCGACCTCGTCCACCCGTCGCTCGCCGTGTCGGTGCCGGAGGCGGCCACCGCGTCCACCCTGGCGGCCACGGCACGGCTCGCCGCCGAGGCGGGAGCGGTGGTGCAGATCCACGTGAACGAACACCTCGTCGCCGTCGAGCGGTCCCTGGTCCGGCACGGGCTGCGGCCGCTGGAGCATCTGCGCCAAGTCGGCGCACTCGGCCCGCAGTTGCTGGCCGCGCACGCCACCCTGCTCACGCCGTCGGAGGTGACGCTGCTCGCCGACAGCGGCGCCGCGGTGAGCTACAACCCGGTGGCAAGCGCCTGGAAGGGCAACGCGGTCGCCCCGGCGACCGCGTTCGCCGAGCGTGGTGTCCGGTTCGGGCTGGGCACGGACGGCACGCGCGGGGACGGTTTCCGGCTCGCGGACGCGGCCGAGTTCGCGCAGCGGCTCACCTACGGCCTGGCCAGCGGCGACTCGTCCTGCGGTGCCGGCTGGACCTGGCTGGAACGGGCCACCGCGGGCGGTGCCGAGGCGGCCGGACTCGGTGGGCTCACCGGGCGCGTCGCCCCGGGCGCCGCCGCGGACTTCCTGCTCGTGGACGTCGGCGGGCCGGAGATGCAGCCGTCCTGGGACCTTCCCTGGGAGCTGGTCCGGCGGGGCAACCGGGACCAGCTCACCGCGGTGTTCGTCGCCGGCCGGCTGCGGCTGTGGCGGGGCTGGCCGTCGGACTGGGACGGCCCGGCCCTGGTGCGCCGGGCCGCCGCGCTGGGCCGGCGGGTGGTACGGCGGGCGCAGGTGGTCCGGGCCCACCCGACCTCGGTGGCCGCGAGGAACCGCGGGGCGACGGTGCCCTCCCCGTGCCCCGGATCCTCCCCCGACGCGGCAGGGTCCGCCGTAGCGGCAACGGCCGCCCCCGTCACGGCTCCCGCGCGTCCCGAGGGCTGTCCGCGATGA
- a CDS encoding SDR family oxidoreductase has protein sequence MTAIKDSVALVTGGSRGLGKALVEELYARGAAKVYATARDPRSVSYPDTVPLALEVTDPASVRAAVAQAPDVTLLVNNAGVSLGATSFLDSAVGDIRAEFETNFFGPLLVTRAFAPVIEGNGGGHLLNVHSVLSWIGLAGSYSATKAALWSQTNTLRLELRPRGIEVTGLHVGYIDTDMAAHVDAPKSAPGDVAALALDGVESGAFEVLADDVSRQVKAGLSGDLAAMYPQLAA, from the coding sequence ATGACTGCGATCAAGGACTCCGTCGCGCTGGTCACCGGCGGCAGCCGCGGACTGGGCAAGGCGCTGGTCGAGGAGCTGTACGCGCGCGGCGCCGCCAAGGTGTACGCCACCGCCCGCGATCCCCGCAGCGTCTCGTATCCCGACACCGTACCCCTCGCCCTGGAGGTCACCGACCCGGCGTCCGTCCGGGCCGCGGTGGCCCAGGCCCCGGACGTCACCCTGCTCGTCAACAACGCCGGCGTCTCCCTCGGCGCGACCTCCTTCCTCGACTCGGCGGTCGGTGACATCCGTGCGGAGTTCGAGACGAACTTCTTCGGACCGCTGCTGGTCACCCGCGCCTTCGCACCGGTCATCGAGGGCAACGGGGGCGGACACCTGCTGAACGTCCACTCCGTGCTCTCCTGGATCGGCCTCGCCGGCTCCTACAGCGCCACCAAGGCGGCCCTGTGGTCGCAGACCAACACCCTGCGCCTGGAGCTGCGTCCGCGCGGTATCGAGGTCACCGGACTGCATGTCGGCTACATCGACACGGACATGGCCGCGCACGTCGACGCCCCGAAGTCCGCGCCCGGTGACGTGGCCGCCCTGGCGCTCGACGGCGTCGAGTCCGGCGCGTTCGAGGTCCTGGCGGACGACGTGTCCCGACAGGTGAAGGCGGGGCTCTCGGGAGACCTGGCCGCGATGTACCCGCAGTTGGCCGCCTGA
- a CDS encoding uracil-xanthine permease family protein, with product MSSPAHPVDPTPPPTGTSGAVHPVDESRPLGRILVFGVQHVLVMAATPISAIFLMSATLRLSPGITVDLLSAALLLSGIGSLVQSLGPWKFGPRLPFVMLPGGAPLILFMAIAQQHGLRTATGAVILTAAFTFLVLPLFARLLKFFPPLVIGTMIVIVGVNLVKVGALLATGHPGAPGFGDPARLGLAFATIGLIVLFTRLLRGILRQLAVLLGLAGGTALAFALGQVHLDAALSGGLVGVPRPLPFGAPVFDLLAALPLMLYSLASMAEATGQTVINAEAVGKDIDVRSDVPRTVRGDALTSLLGGCFGLPLMVTSGENIGIVRVTGVRSRYVTAAAGVVLVVLGFLTPVARAISVMPSAVVGGAAMVVFAVITVLGVQMLQRARLEDHTSMVTCAVALALGLLPILVPGVYAGFPSGVRILLESGVAVGAFVAAVLNVVFHHPWRRGEAVTARPAEAPGPAARV from the coding sequence GTGTCCAGTCCCGCACATCCCGTCGACCCCACTCCCCCGCCCACCGGCACCTCCGGTGCGGTCCATCCCGTGGACGAGTCCCGGCCCCTCGGCCGGATCCTGGTCTTCGGCGTCCAGCACGTCCTCGTCATGGCGGCGACCCCCATCTCCGCGATCTTCCTGATGAGCGCCACCCTACGGCTCAGCCCCGGGATCACCGTCGATCTGCTCTCGGCGGCCCTGCTGCTGTCCGGGATCGGATCGCTCGTGCAGTCCCTCGGTCCCTGGAAGTTCGGGCCGCGACTGCCGTTCGTGATGCTGCCGGGCGGCGCGCCCCTGATCCTGTTCATGGCGATCGCGCAGCAGCACGGACTGCGTACGGCCACCGGCGCGGTGATCCTCACGGCGGCCTTCACCTTCCTGGTGCTGCCGCTGTTCGCACGGCTGCTGAAGTTCTTCCCGCCGCTGGTCATCGGCACGATGATCGTCATCGTCGGCGTCAACCTCGTGAAGGTCGGCGCGCTGCTGGCCACCGGGCACCCGGGTGCGCCCGGCTTCGGCGATCCGGCGCGACTGGGGCTGGCGTTCGCCACCATCGGCCTGATCGTCCTGTTCACCCGGTTGCTGCGCGGCATACTGCGGCAACTCGCCGTGTTGCTGGGCCTGGCCGGGGGCACGGCCCTCGCCTTCGCCCTCGGTCAGGTCCACCTGGACGCGGCGCTCTCGGGCGGGCTGGTCGGCGTACCGCGGCCCTTGCCGTTCGGGGCGCCCGTCTTCGACCTGCTGGCCGCGCTGCCGCTGATGCTGTACAGCCTCGCGTCCATGGCGGAGGCGACCGGGCAGACCGTCATCAACGCGGAAGCGGTCGGCAAGGACATCGACGTCCGCTCGGACGTGCCGCGAACCGTACGCGGGGACGCGCTGACCTCTCTGCTCGGCGGTTGCTTCGGGCTGCCGCTGATGGTGACCAGCGGGGAGAACATCGGGATCGTGCGGGTCACCGGCGTGCGCAGCCGGTACGTGACGGCCGCCGCGGGCGTGGTCCTCGTCGTCCTCGGTTTCCTCACCCCGGTCGCGCGGGCGATCAGTGTGATGCCCTCCGCGGTGGTGGGAGGCGCCGCCATGGTCGTCTTCGCGGTGATCACCGTGCTGGGTGTGCAGATGCTGCAACGGGCCCGGCTGGAGGACCACACGTCCATGGTGACCTGCGCCGTCGCCCTCGCACTGGGGCTGCTGCCGATCCTCGTCCCCGGGGTGTACGCCGGATTCCCGTCCGGCGTACGGATCCTGCTGGAGAGCGGGGTCGCCGTGGGCGCGTTCGTCGCGGCCGTCCTCAATGTCGTCTTCCACCATCCGTGGCGACGTGGCGAGGCCGTCACGGCCCGGCCGGCCGAGGCGCCGGGCCCGGCCGCCCGCGTATGA
- a CDS encoding ABC-F family ATP-binding cassette domain-containing protein produces the protein MITVRGVELRAGARLLLSDISLTVSPGDRIGLVGRNGAGKTTLLTALAGRSAPAAGTVARTGRVGFLAQDSRAADPAMTVTDRLLSARGLHTALHALRRAEAAMAAADRPGALERAMTAYARAEAAFQAGGGYAAEAEAARVAAGLGLPERVLAEPLGALSGGRRRRVELARILFGGTDGTLLLDEPTNHLDADSLTWLRTFLQGHRGGLVVISHDTDLLADVVNRVFHLDATRATIDIHNTGWHTYLTRRETDARRHTRERANTERKAAALHTQADRMKARSATATMARSMTRRADRMLAELEPARRAEKTARIRLPEPAPCGRMPLGAIGLSKSYGGHRVLDGVDLAVDRGSRLVVLGLNGAGKTTLLRVLAGAERPDAGRVVHGHGLRLGYFAQEHDTLDTGRTVLENLTLAAPRLDAGEARRVLGAFLFAGDDADKCAAVLSGGEKTRLALAGLVHSGANVLLLDEPTNNLDPASRDEVLTAVGSYPGAIVMVTHDEGALDALRPDRVLLLPDADEDLWTEDYRGLVTLG, from the coding sequence ATGATCACCGTTCGTGGTGTCGAGCTGCGCGCGGGCGCGCGCCTGCTGCTCTCCGACATCTCCCTCACCGTCTCCCCCGGGGACCGGATCGGTCTGGTCGGCCGCAACGGCGCCGGCAAGACCACGCTGCTGACCGCGCTCGCCGGCAGGTCGGCGCCCGCCGCGGGCACGGTCGCCCGCACCGGGCGCGTCGGCTTCCTCGCCCAGGACTCCCGCGCCGCCGACCCCGCCATGACCGTCACCGACCGGCTGCTGTCCGCCCGCGGACTGCACACCGCGCTGCACGCACTGCGCAGGGCGGAGGCTGCCATGGCCGCGGCCGACCGGCCGGGCGCGCTGGAACGGGCGATGACCGCCTACGCCCGCGCCGAAGCGGCCTTCCAGGCCGGCGGCGGATACGCGGCCGAGGCCGAGGCGGCCCGTGTGGCGGCCGGACTCGGCCTGCCCGAACGTGTGCTGGCGGAACCGCTCGGCGCCCTGTCCGGCGGCCGGCGGCGCCGCGTGGAACTCGCCCGGATCCTGTTCGGGGGGACCGACGGCACCCTGCTGCTGGACGAGCCGACCAACCACCTCGACGCCGACTCCCTGACCTGGCTGCGCACGTTCCTCCAGGGCCACCGGGGCGGCCTGGTGGTGATCAGCCACGACACGGACCTGCTCGCCGACGTCGTCAACCGCGTGTTCCACCTGGACGCCACGCGCGCGACGATCGACATCCACAACACCGGCTGGCACACCTACCTGACCCGCCGGGAGACGGACGCACGACGTCACACCCGGGAACGGGCGAACACCGAACGCAAGGCCGCCGCGCTGCACACACAGGCGGACCGGATGAAGGCCCGTTCCGCCACCGCCACCATGGCCCGGAGCATGACCCGCCGCGCCGACCGCATGCTGGCCGAGCTGGAGCCGGCCCGGCGCGCCGAGAAGACCGCGCGGATCCGGCTGCCGGAGCCGGCCCCGTGCGGGCGCATGCCGCTCGGCGCGATCGGCCTGTCCAAGTCCTACGGCGGCCACCGCGTGCTGGACGGAGTGGACCTGGCGGTGGACCGGGGGAGCCGTCTGGTCGTGCTCGGCCTGAACGGCGCCGGCAAGACCACCCTGCTGCGGGTGCTCGCCGGGGCCGAACGACCGGACGCCGGGCGGGTGGTGCACGGTCACGGGCTGCGCCTCGGCTACTTCGCGCAGGAGCACGACACCCTCGACACCGGACGTACCGTGCTGGAGAACCTGACCCTGGCCGCGCCGCGGCTGGACGCCGGCGAGGCACGGCGCGTCCTGGGCGCGTTCCTGTTCGCCGGGGACGACGCGGACAAGTGCGCGGCCGTGCTGTCGGGCGGGGAGAAGACGCGTCTGGCACTCGCCGGACTCGTCCACTCCGGGGCGAACGTGCTGCTGCTGGACGAGCCGACGAACAACCTCGACCCGGCCTCCCGGGACGAGGTCCTGACCGCCGTCGGCTCGTATCCGGGCGCGATCGTCATGGTGACCCACGACGAAGGCGCGCTCGACGCCCTGCGCCCGGACCGCGTCCTGCTCCTGCCGGACGCGGACGAAGACCTGTGGACCGAGGACTACCGAGGCCTGGTCACCCTCGGCTGA